gagatcatacatacatacataatgtgaatgtgtgtgtgtgtgtgtgtgtgtgtgtgtgtgtgtgtgtgtgtgtgtgtaacagctcACTCACTGCACCAATGTATGGATAGTCATTCTCAGTCATAAGTCCTTTATTGTACATGATGTACTCAAAGGCTTGACTCGGAAGTCCCCTGAAAGACAGCAGGAAGTCTGTATAAAAATCCAAAtgaagaaatgaaatgaaatgcaaaTAATAAGCAATTGTTGGACAAggctgaagaaaattttttttagTGTCTTGCAAGCAATTATTTTTCAATGCCGAAGGCAGACACTATTTTGTGAAAACCGATTTCAAGTAATtgttttatcattttcatttaatcattattTTTCCATGTTTTCACTTTCGATTAAAGAAGCCAACTCATTGTCTGTCGATTTAGGGAAGCGAGCAATGTTGACAACATTGTGCATGACCAGaccattatttgtaggcagttattTCCAGTTCGCTCAACCATATCTCAAAACGGCGTAAAAAATAATctgaatgatttaaaaaaaaaaaaagtctgcacgCAGCAcagcacaggacagttttcctttaaaggagaactgaaggcaaatttttttatcatcagcatcaaaattctatttcttattttattaaatatcggaatgcatttttgatcactattttgtcgctgttatagcaagttatgagtgtttgaaatatgctctgtaatacatcagtccatacgtcaaagcgacggccataaatgagattcgttgagacctgtgcgagacatcgtaggacggaagtaaaacgtacagcacaaatcaaagtcaccaacctctgccaacattgtcaaaagcacgcgccctctttcgaacgctgacgtaatcaagccggaagttgtttgttttgatagcaatcaggaaagtttgaaaaaaagtaggcagtaatcgccatttaaactcgtttttgtgcaatatttcgtttggaaaacagttttcaaaatggcggcgctgacacctggctgacacttcacgttttgaagtctcgcacaaatctcgtaaagatcgtgcggataagcgacgcctgccgtggaccaaacgaactaaattcaacacggctaaaaactgaataagccgataagtataatatttaaattGCAATTAGTCACCGATATGAGTCATgacataaggttactaaaactgaaaccgtaattgaataacacgttaattaagaaataaagagagttaaaaaaaaatgacttcagttctcctttaaagcccTACTTAGACTGGATTAGGTTTTGCTTTGGGATGTAATGCAGGAGTATCTCTGGGATTTTATTCCTGTCTCAATCTGAATAGTGCACTAATCATTTCTATAGACTTCATCTCGAAGGAAATACAAAATGTTTCCTGCTTTACATGCTCACCCATTGCAGCCATGATTGTTGAACGCACCGGCACAATCCACCAACTGCTGCTCTGactaaaagggaaaaaaatgaaataaataaattgccataTTATTCATTCACTCACAAGCTATTGCAAAACACGTTTATATCAAACGTCCATTTAAAATATCCATTGATTTGGAAATTCGCTACTCTAAAAGGCCATTTAATTAACACATTCATGGAAACAACTCCACTTTAACACTATAGTTAATAAGCAAAGTGGAGGACCTTCATTGCTTACCAGTAAAGGGAGTTTCCCAGTGGTGATTGCCGTAACAGACTCCAAGCAGCCTGTGGTAGAGAAAGTCCAGCAGCTGCCACAAGCACCCTGAGGGTAAATTTCCAGTCAGAACATCTGCCTTCCAGTGTAATCACACCCATTTCTGATTCATTGTGTGTGGTACATTTGTGCTCCACACACCATTTCGCAACATACAAATCAGTTCTGGGTATACATACCGTACTCAGCGTTACGAGAAAGAATCAACAGGAAAAACTACAATTTTATGAGAAGCAACGACAAAAAAACGTGACAGCTTGTGCACACTTTGTGATATGTTTAAGAGTTTTTGGTGCAGAATATTGATTGGCGCTTTATTTTCGCAGGTACAGTGAGACATTGGCGGGCGTGTGCTGCGCTGACATCACAGTCGGACATTATTATTGCTAGCGCGGTTACAACAGAGCCGAATTGAACGATAACGTTAAGGTTGTTTTGTTAgctcctaaaaacaaaaacacaagagcTTCTTTCCTCACTCAGTGACGATCAACGTCatgttaatgagaaatccaagttaaggccaatttatgctgacaacccagtcctcgcagacggtgtcgcagatagtgtctgcgtagcccccccaccttcgcagacgctctgcgcgcacctcccaaaaattgtgaccaccgcagaagcctcgcagacagcgtcgcagacaagagggctctgattggtccactctacatccgctgtacacgcacttccgcttccctactttcccggtttgttttgttttcacgcccggcatttttaaaaacacgagcgaagatggagcagcatgaagagcggttgactgagaaagtacgtacatctatacgactccagttctagtcattataagtaaccggaggataaacactccactaaccacacccaccaactactcctagcgacttcgcgcccccttgtgttgtggcggtgaataacattgcgcacgcctatactccccgctcaacaataaattacaactgtctgcgaaaagctatctgcgaaagccttgtcgcaagagcattcaGAGGCCTTTAGAAATAATGAAGAGAAGAAATGCTGGACTTAAACTATTCAAATAGAAACTCTCCAAATCACTTGTGCTAAACTAACAGGGACTTGTTACAGCTAGCTGGTGACCACAGGGTTCTCTAGAAAATCTGAAGCAGCTggcgaagagaaaaaaaaaaaaaaagaggcggcTATGAAATTTGTGGCGACGCTAATGCTAGGTGGAGTCTGGAGACATGCTCTCGCAGAAAATTTTGAAGTTTACATgtgttctggtgcattctcagctggtAAATTACTACTGTTTCCCTGTAAAACACTTGCAGAATATGAATGAAATTTCCCTCGAGATCTGTGTgtacttggctttctcagttcccctctgtagtacactgcctggctctgtaacataactacaaatgctacggcgtggtcacgtggtccggctcagccaatcagagtgcaagaaCTGATCATgcaaatatggcgtcgcttccggTCATGCTAGACCCAAATGGAAGACAATTTCGCTGTGGGATTTGGAGCAAATTATGATcagcggagacgatataaattgctcgaacactgaaaggcaagtttgtttgttttttttcccctgggaTCGAGTGGCCAGCACAgccgtctgtgtaggcggagaaaaccgtcAATCACCGGCGCTTCTGGACATCTGTTTTTGGTGCAGGATATTGATTAGCGCTTCATTTTCACAAGTCCAGTGAGAAGTATTGCAGCTACAATAGAGCCGAATTGAGAAAGAAAACCTTAAAGGTTGTATTGTTAgctcctaaaaacaaaaacacacacacaagcttctTTCCTCACTCAACGCCGTATTAATGAGAAACCCAAGTTAGAAATAATGAAGACAGGAAATGCTGGAGTTTATGTCCCAGAATGCAAATCATTCATGCTAAGTTAGCAGGGACTCAGTACAGCTAGGTACCAAGCGACCTACAAGTTAAGTTCGACGAACGTGATGGTGCCGATGAAAGTATTAACATGAAAGCTTTTTAAGCTGATCTGTTTGAAAAGTGTGTCCAGATGAGGAAGTGGACAGACTAAAGGACCAAGGCGAGGTTCAGACGGTCAAACCAAATCCGATTTATATGCATATCCGATCGGAATCCCATCATATGCATCGGACGAGATCCGATTTCTACAACTCCGTTCCAAACCACATTCATAtgcgtttttgaaaaatatgatgcttttttttttgcaaatctgTTTAAGTTTGATTGCTTTGATTGGATTTCAGGtgtgtttttttccttcttcaagTCTGTGGCTTTTCACTCCACGTACCGGTAAAGTTCACTTTTGCATCACACATCCAGGAAATATgtcatcaagtcaagtttatttgtatagcgcttttaacaataaacattgtcacaaagcagctttacagaatttgaacgacttaaaatatgagctaattttatccctaatctatccccaatgagcaagcctgtggcgacggtggcgaggaaaaactccctcagacaacatgaggaagaaacctcgagaggaaccagactcaaaaagggaacccatcctcatttgggcaacaacagacaacatgacgataacattaacagtcctaacaaagtcagcttcattgatgctataaaccccccaccgacggaaacccgagcgcaaaaccgttcacgacaaccgcagtcccaaagtcaacaagtcaactgcagtgtATTAGTTAGTGCATGAAACAAAGCACAACAGAAAAGCCTCTTCACCCCCTCCGTCTTATTTTTTATAAAACCTACACCATGGCTCCATTATCTTCCATTTCAGTCAGTTTATATAAACTACTACTACTTTCACGTTGCAAGGAAACGAACCAACATTAACTATATCATGAACCAACATGAGTAAGTCTGAAAGTGAGGATTgccacatggacacacagatcggATCTGATCACTTCTAATATACAGCAGGCTTGCAGTACTCgaatccaggactcagactcgagtccgactcgtgccctaattttaagggctcgtgacttgacttgtaaCTGCACTCagactttttctttattttttgtaacataccataaaaattggcataaaatatttatatctacatttaatttttgtaccaatttcgtgcaagagtgtcacacctgcgcgccttggcgcatgcatcagacagactctcaGGCAGCGCGTGCCAAGCAGACTCTTGCGCAtgcaccgtaaacgactcgcgcctgcacaggattaaggcacaatcagcacgctGATATAAAAACCGTGAAAAACGCaatcactttgcgaagtattgagttgcgttgctgacattaccgagccttatttccttgtttggtttcctgatccctgatttcctgtttctcgtctttgactctgccgagtctacgatagcctgtttgtgcctcgcttgacctatcgcctgtttcaccattttacgattttgcctgccgttctggattgtttaccgtcttcgcttgtattaataaacacactttctgcacttacatccgtctcccaaccatctctgacagaatacttcacactccctgataaagagaagcacattcacctggtcaggaaacaaactaatgttaatggcgctgaaacaaacaccgtcaaatagtgcggttggagtgctggactcggactcgactcggatcaatagtggactcgactcaattttttttaatgacttggacttgaacactggggactcgagactggactcggactcgagatttaatgacttgactacaacactgatatacagtataatatGGACAGTCAATCAGGAAGTTCGGATTCAGATCAAATATGCCAAAAAGATTTGGACGGACAGTCTGAATGTAGCCTTTAGCACTGCTGCATCTTTAGGTCGAGTTAAAGTGAGAGTCAAACAGCATGGTGGATAATGTAGGAAACAAGAAGAAAACAGAACATGTCAAAGAATATAAGTCATGGAGTTCTCGAAAGACAACATATTAATGATAAAGTGATGCAAGTAGTTCAGAgtagatttttcacctgatttTTCACTTCAGTGACATAGTTTCCTTTCTTCCTCCAGTCAATGGAGTCTGGGTACAAGCCGACACCTTTAAGATGATTCCCTTTGGTAGCGTTACACTCCTGCCATGTCGGACATGAATAACTTTTTAATATAAAAacaccaaaagacatgcagatatTATGTATAAATGCTGTGTGTCACAAAGAAATAGCACCAAAAACACAAGACCTGAGGTTCTTTCAGAAGGTAGAATTTCTTGAATTCAGCAAAAGTCATATCCGAGAACTGGTTTAGTCCCACTGCATCATTAAAAAATAAACATTCCAGAGTATTACAGAAAGAATAAAAGGTGTGCCATTTTATTCCAATCAgctataaaattaaaaacactgacagatgaagaagtgaataacatctcgttacaatggcacctgtaaaGGGGTGGAATATAtgaggcagcaagaaagagaacagtcagttcttgaagttgacgtgttggaagcaggaaaaatgggcaagtgtaaggatctgagtgactttgacaaataagccatttgcaggaattggtcaggtgtcaattttccccggagcaacaagcccgtggtgggcaggctaacttgacattccttgacaaccataagagtttgactggcgatgcgaagcaatccatttctataatagctgtttttaccttttctactatcttttttgacccgaattttcgtgtctacttggaaaaagtttgtggttttaacttctgtcgtaagttaaagcgaatcattggtcgtaaaagagttttttggactcaagttggtcgccgccaaaagaaattcacgtgcgaaatggcggatttctcaggtataacttacaatttctccttttctacctttatcattcgcttaatgtgtgaagattcttgaaaataaatacagatatatctgtagatgtgtttttagccAATAAGAAGCAGATTTATTCCCCAATTATTCACTTTAACTTACAACAGAATTTAAAACCACAaattttttccaagtacacacaaaTTTGGGTCAAAaaaagtagaaaaggtaaaaacagctattatagaaatggattgcttcgcatccccactcaaactcttatggttgtcaaggaatgttaagttagcttgcccaccacgggcttgttgctatggggaaaactgacacgtgaccaattcctgcaaatggcttaTTGTGATGCtcagtcagacccagtcatctcgtcatctccaaaatggcacatcttgtggggtgttccttgtATGCAgcagttagtaccgaacaaaagtggtccaagtatCCAAAggacaacagggtcatgggtgtcgaaggctcattgattcgcatggggcacgaaggctagaacatatggtccaatcccacagaagagctactgcattcactttttcagcagtttgtgctacagtagctcttctggatCAGACCATATgttctagccttcgtgccccatgcgactcaatgagccttcgacacccatgaccctgtcgctggttcaccagtgTCCTTTGgattcttggaccacttttgttcggtactaaccactacataccaggaacaccctacaagaggtgccattttgaagatgctcagtcagacccagtcatccagccatcacaatttgtcaaagtcactcagatccttacgcttgcccatttttcctgcttccaacacatcaacttcaagaactgactgttctctttcttgctgcctcatatatcccaccccttgacaggtgccactgtatgtaatgagataatcaaatgttattcacaTCTTCACCTGTCACTGTTTTTAATTTTAAGGCTGATTGGTGCATCTCTGAATACAAGCTTGAAGTTTTACACCAAGTATTGTATATCCTACCCATTCACGTCTTTGTTTCTGATTTTAGACCCTCTTCATGATAATCATGTTAACATCACCTGTAACGCTGTTCCCCCCCCCCCGGGTCTCTTTCACTACCACTACATTCTGCCTGCGTTCTAAAATACTGTAAACATCTCATGACCAAAGATGTCTTTCTATTAAAAACAAGCTGACTTACATTTATACAGATAGTCTATTTTACTCAGCAAAAGGGTTTTCAGAAACTCTTCCTTTTTCATATAACCGGATATGGAAATGATCAGGATGAATCGGGTGATATGCAAGATCCGGTGAGCTCTGGCGTCTTTTTGAGCGTGCTTTACACTATTTTGAAAAGGTGCATGTGAAATACAATTATAGGCGTGACAAAGGATTTGACATGGATTATTTATCTAACATTATTTGTTttccatgggtggcacggtggtgtagcggttagcgctgtcgcctcacagcaagaaggtctgggttcgagccccgtggccagcgagggcctttctgtgtggagtttgcatgttctccctggggggcgcaacatgaggaagaataaaccagaataagttactattgcagacatttagcgaacttcagctagcctttgccagagacaaaatggatcgatttttagtacctaaagctacagtgagtgaggagacagagtctgggccaagcaaaaaaaaaaagaaggaaggaagtatgaccacgattatttaaagtttggattttcatggactggatctgaagatgctccactgccacagtgtgttgtctgccaagaggtgctagctaacgatgctatgagatgtttaaaatgtgtaaaacaagatgttttaaaaaagcagatgtttaaaatgtgtgtaaaagaggttttaaaaaagcacagatgtttaaaatgtgtaaaaggtttttaaaagcacatgtttaaaatgtgtaaaaaaaatttgttttcaaaaagcagatgcttaaaatgtgtaaaaaaaaaaggttttaaaaaagcacagatgtttaaaatgtgtaaaaaaaaaaaggttttaaaaaagcacagatgtttaaaatgtgtaaaaaaaaaaaaggttttaaaaaagcacagatgtttaaaatgtgtaaaaaaaaaaaaaaggttttaaaaaagcacagatgtttaaaatgtgtaaaaaaaaaaggttttaaaaaagcacagatgtttaaaatgtgtaaaaaaaaaaaaggttttaaaaaagcacagatgtttaaaatgtgtaaaaaaaaaaaaggttttaaaaaagcacagatgtttaaaatgtgtaaaaaaaaggttttaaaaaagcacagatgtttaaaatgtgtaaaaaaaaaggttttaaaaaagcacagatgtttaaaatgtgtaaaaaaaaaggttttaaaaaagcacagatgtttaaaatgtgcaaaaaaaaaggttaaaaaagcacagatgtttaaaatgtgcaaaaaaaaggttttaaaaaagcacagatgtttaaaatgtgtaaaaaaaaaaggttttaaaaaagcacagatgtttaaaatgtgtaaaaaaaaaggttttaaaaaagcacagatgtttaaaatgtgcaaaaaaaaaggttaaaaaagcacagatgtttaaaatgtgcaaaaaaaaggttttaaaaaagcacagatgtttaaaatgtgcaaaaaaaaggttttaaaaaagcacagatgtttaaaatgtgcaaaaaaaaggttttaaaaaagcacagatgtttaaaatgtgcaaaaaaaaggttttaaaaaagcacagatgtttaaaatgtggcaaaaaaaggttttaaaaaagcacagatgtttaaaatgtgtaaaaaaaaaaggttaaaaaagcacagatgtttaaaatgtgtaaaagaggttttaaaaaagcacagatgtttaaaatgtgcaaaaaaaggttttaaaaaagcacagatgttttaaaggtgtaaaaaaaatttcaaaaaagcacagatgtttaaaatgtgtaaaagagaagtgtacaacaaccatttttttttaatacgaatggaacattaagtatagcaacaacaaaaattgtaagggggcgctgttgtttatttgctctctgagggggggctgactctcccacactttgaaaacccctggtttacAGTGTTCTAAGGAAACATGGCATGAGAGCCAGATGGGCATTATTGATTTGACATGTGTATTATTAATGTAGTTAATCAaaatccagtgtgtgtgtgtgtaacagagatACTTAGcaccagggccgtaactaccattgaggacaccgaggtcatgtcctcggcatttttttttcccacggtatttttttttccactcagaaatgtgaaattaatatatgatgaaaatcgttctgactttgatcggtggaaaattctaaattcagcttgcatccccctgttctcatttgtttgtctaaaaataaagtccacataatcatttttaaacgaagctgaaatatccgacattggaaacatttcatattcggCAGCCTCGGGATAGTCAGCTcagcaccacgggatatacaagagctgagaagtgttctcatcaaggtccgactccgcagccagggcagtttgtcaattagtcgtggaatctgaaaattgacataagatgaagaagtctactacactaaaacaaaccaaactcagctctggaaagtcagcaagtgagagaaaaagaaagagggaagaaggggagttaattttgccagtcactgacagttatgtgccggaatgcttatgatcattaacagtgcaattttaattagcatttcaagcaacaacagtcgaagccactttgctagataggattttcgttttccaggcggcacaaactcttttattctctctctcgatgtgatttggtgcgtttcagatcagaaaaggctggacagtcgtgacctgttgtttatgaagttattgggtgctgacgagacttgagctattttgctaacttaccagactataggctaacgtgaacacaagacactattgttttgatcattggttgtattttcgaacggaaatgaaaacgggtagcaaacttatgttcacattttatttacaacaggatgtaccgcctctgactgctttctgtcaatcatgagcagcgcagccgcgttcacagctcctcctccaatcagcagctgagatgagcctcctctcgggaagtcttgtcccgcccctcttattgactcccatctccagtgaggctcagtctccgaatgtggcgttttagtcggttttgttcaataaccgtctagtattttgctattgaaaagggcagatatttttaaaaagcaattgaagtccattcaggctcggctagattgcgttgtcactcacgcacacacacaaaatacttttgtgatcgtgcagttttgaaattgttaaaataaacatgttcatcttgttgggcttgtgattttgactcgtttccaaaatgtatgaaaagtcaccatattaggacattttttttggcaaataagatgtatcgcaatgtttgacctcggtatttgaaaaatcctggttacggccctgcttaGCACAATACTCATATTATAAAACCCATGAGATCACATAACACATTGTTCAAACCTTTGTcaagttatttatttaaaaaaaaaaaaaacgacttccTCCTCCCACGCAgcaccgtacacacacacacacacacactcttactgtatacctacatcTGAATTTGTGATTTCCAGCATTGTGCGTGTCGATTTTCTTCTTATTCTCCAAGAAGATCTGCAGCCTCTGGTAATACTCATCCAGGCCATAGTGTTTATTGTGCTGTAGATGGCattaacataaaaaataaaataaaaagagaggAAAGAAAACAACGGAAAAGTGAGGAGGAAGAAAGCTCCTGTTTTCatagtaggatttttttttttggatgcatTCACTTCCCTGTTTGTGTAAGGTAATAGCTGAAAGGAAGGGGCAAAGCTCAAGTTTTGTTTCATAGCTGCTCAAGTTTTGTTTTTACCTCAGACATCCACGTTTTGAAGATGTATTCATCTGCAGGAAAGAACAAGCCACAACACACAGGCAGAGATTATGAAAGAAGacactaagattttttttttttttgcatgagacATGAAGTGAAAGAATTgaggtgtctcacacacacacaaaaaaaaaacaaattgtgtTATTTAAAGCTGTATTATGATTTATAGCATGGCTTAAAACCCAGTATGAAGGGGATTAAGGCCTGAAACCGGGTGGTCCAAACAAAACCGAAAGTAAACACACTTCGGGGCTGAAACAAACCCAGATATTTTGAGAGTGTGAATAGTGTGAGCTCGACTCTTACCGTGTTCGGTGACCAGGGCTGAAGCGCAAACCCAGCCCAGCAGTGCGGCGCTCACAACCAGCAGCTTCATGTTTACACACAGTGCAGCTCTCCGCGCGCGCGCCCGTCTGAGCTGTGTCTGTCCCCGCGCGACCTGCAGTCTGTGAGGCGCGTGAACAAAACGGGTCTCCCAGCCTCGGTCACGTGACCAGTCGCTCTGCTAGCGACGTAGCGCGCGCGTGTCTGTCAGCTGAACTGAACGAGCTTCCGTTTAATGGTTTAAAAAGAtgaatatataatttattactgtGAATTAAAGTGAAACATGTTTTCTGTGCTTGGTGTAGATTCAAAATGAAAAAGGGTAACGGTTTATtttaatcctcacctcaccctGTCAAATGGAGATGTGAAACTCCGGAGAGGAAGGAGGGACACATGCGAAACTGCTGAAAGGTTATTTCCATATTTGTCTTAAATTACCGTATATtcgaaaagtgatttttttttatgtgtgACAGTAACACTAGAGGGATAAGGAGTGATTACATATCCCTGTTAAAACGGCACGTTTTTATTTAACTTGTTACATGAATTATAGGACTAAATTTGTCTGATTTGGCTCTGATTCCTGCCATAGCAGCATGCGCAAAtgcaatgaaataaaaacaataataaaaccaataatactaaaaaaaaacaggaataCAGAGAAAATACAAGACAGTGTAGGAGACAGAGGCAATACAAGACAGTGTAAGAGACAGAGGAAATACAAAATAGTGTAGGAGACAGAGACAATACAAGGCAGTGTAAGAGACAGAGTCAATACAAGACAGTGTAGGAGACAGAGGCAATGCAAGACAGTGTAGGAGACAGAGGCAATACAAAATAGTCTAGGAGACAGAGACAATACAAGACAGTGTAAGAGACAGAGTCAATACAAGACAGTGTAAGAGACAGAGGCAATACAAGACAGTGTAAGAGACAGAGGCAATACAAGACAGTGTAGGAGACAGAGGTAATGCAAGACAGTGTAAGAGACAGAGGCAATACAAGACAGTGTAAGATACAGAGTCAATACAAGACAGTGTAAGAGA
The DNA window shown above is from Neoarius graeffei isolate fNeoGra1 chromosome 18, fNeoGra1.pri, whole genome shotgun sequence and carries:
- the ctsh gene encoding pro-cathepsin H, yielding MKLLVVSAALLGWVCASALVTEHDEYIFKTWMSEHNKHYGLDEYYQRLQIFLENKKKIDTHNAGNHKFRLGLNQFSDMTFAEFKKFYLLKEPQECNATKGNHLKGVGLYPDSIDWRKKGNYVTEVKNQGACGSCWTFSTTGCLESVTAITTGKLPLLSEQQLVDCAGAFNNHGCNGGLPSQAFEYIMYNKGLMTENDYPYIGADRPCKYNPQLAAAFVKDVVNITKYDEMGIVDAVARLNPVSIAFEVLPEFMHYESGVYSSTECHNTTETVNHAVLAVGYAEENGTPYWIVKNSWGTSWGIDGYFYIERGSNMCGLAACASYPIV